One Leptolyngbya sp. 'hensonii' DNA window includes the following coding sequences:
- a CDS encoding DUF4230 domain-containing protein, whose amino-acid sequence MDYEHHSVRPRQVGLWRIFKYLFAMSSGGIVLLSLVGLFGFWRTGGHLLSSIGRIFDLTQPAATVDMKSIVVQQIRGASDLTTAVFTMEAVVPTQQDREIGGLVVGRTRLLYIARGEVRAGVALSDLRDEDITLIGDRIQIRLPPPRILDSKIDVQRSTVYDYDRGFLALGPDVGTQLQTMAEQQSLDKITEAACIEGLLHEANQRASDLVSRLLNLAGYQNVLVTTQPPSPTACADFKAGQASAPAHP is encoded by the coding sequence ATGGACTATGAACACCATTCGGTTCGCCCCCGCCAGGTTGGACTGTGGCGCATCTTCAAGTATCTGTTCGCCATGTCCAGTGGCGGGATCGTGCTGTTGTCTCTGGTTGGCCTGTTTGGGTTCTGGCGAACGGGCGGTCATCTCCTCAGCAGTATCGGTCGGATTTTTGACTTGACTCAACCTGCTGCGACAGTGGATATGAAATCGATCGTAGTCCAGCAGATTCGCGGTGCCAGTGATCTGACCACGGCTGTTTTCACCATGGAGGCCGTGGTCCCAACCCAGCAAGATCGGGAAATCGGTGGGCTGGTGGTGGGCCGCACCCGTTTGCTTTATATTGCCCGGGGCGAGGTACGGGCAGGTGTCGCTCTGAGTGATTTGAGAGACGAAGACATTACTCTAATTGGCGATCGGATCCAGATCCGACTCCCACCCCCCCGCATTCTGGACAGCAAAATTGATGTCCAACGCTCTACCGTCTATGACTATGATCGGGGGTTTTTGGCCTTAGGACCGGATGTTGGAACCCAGTTACAGACCATGGCCGAGCAGCAATCTCTAGATAAAATTACGGAGGCAGCCTGTATAGAAGGGCTGCTTCATGAGGCCAACCAGCGAGCCTCTGATCTGGTGTCCCGGCTTTTGAATTTGGCGGGCTATCAAAATGTCTTAGTTACGACCCAACCCCCCTCTCCCACCGCTTGCGCTGACTTTAAAGCAGGTCAAGCTTCTGCCCCCGCCCATCCCTGA